A single Myxococcales bacterium DNA region contains:
- a CDS encoding M23 family metallopeptidase has protein sequence MPDRGRSWGRSVLAVSVGLSWAWCVLPVAASPEDAVEGDPAALVEAHLGAREAALGRQREAARSRAREQALLAYRLLRRRELGFFADTQVRPQQAHATTLALTVLRRSLREDDTLRDELSRVSRERAALAVRPPSLPPREPPPDRLTWPTKGTVIAGPGLKADPVTGVVVREPGVKILSRVDAPVVVPADGEVRRVESLPSGGYAVVLSHVGGMSTVLSGLRDVDVKAGEQVSLGARLGRVGRTLDGAPVVRWAVWRGGQPFDPRSLLREGR, from the coding sequence GTGCCTGATCGTGGCCGGAGTTGGGGCCGGTCGGTGCTGGCCGTGAGTGTAGGCCTTTCGTGGGCCTGGTGCGTTCTGCCTGTGGCCGCCTCGCCGGAGGACGCCGTCGAAGGCGATCCGGCGGCCCTCGTCGAAGCGCATCTCGGGGCCCGTGAGGCGGCGCTCGGGCGGCAACGCGAAGCCGCGCGGTCCCGGGCGCGGGAACAAGCTCTGCTCGCCTACCGCCTGCTTCGTCGTCGCGAGCTGGGGTTCTTCGCCGACACGCAGGTCCGCCCCCAGCAGGCGCATGCCACCACCTTGGCGCTCACCGTGCTGCGCCGGAGCCTGCGCGAGGACGACACGCTCCGGGACGAACTTTCGCGCGTGTCCCGCGAGCGGGCCGCGTTGGCGGTGCGGCCCCCCTCGTTGCCGCCACGAGAGCCTCCGCCCGATCGGTTGACGTGGCCGACCAAGGGCACCGTGATCGCGGGACCGGGCCTCAAGGCCGATCCTGTCACCGGCGTCGTCGTGCGCGAGCCGGGCGTGAAGATCCTGTCGCGGGTGGACGCCCCGGTCGTCGTGCCGGCGGACGGGGAGGTGCGCCGGGTGGAGTCATTGCCCAGCGGCGGATACGCCGTGGTGCTCAGCCACGTCGGGGGCATGAGCACCGTGCTCTCCGGGTTGCGGGACGTGGACGTGAAGGCCGGGGAGCAGGTGAGCCTTGGTGCGCGCCTCGGTCGTGTGGGCCGCACGCTCGATGGTGCGCCCGTGGTGAGGTGGGCGGTGTGGAGAGGTGGGCAGCCGTTCGATCCGCGGAGCCTTCTTCGTGAGGGCCGCTAG
- a CDS encoding S41 family peptidase, with protein MSDKRLKATRWLTLSVCAFAAFLGTFVAGLVASQPLWAGRFDPYRKLGIFAKVLSYIESTYVENVSEAELMYGAARGLTDVLDPHSRFMDPEEYERLKQETEGDSEIEGIGIDLEKRKTGLVVVSPIEGSPAFEAGVSPGDIIRKIDGAETAALDWNDAVSRIQGPPGSEVELVVERMGRSLTFRIKRAKFEVKSVEGRLLEDGYGYVKIRIFAANTDPKLEETLQALDRQTKANKSRLRGLILDMRRNPGGLLDQGVKVADRFLSEGLIVRTVGKAGREMDRQVAHKRGTWSGFPMVVLVDGATASAAEIVAGALQDHRRAVIMGAQTFGKGSVQTVFSLDGCGPRPCGLKLTVSRYYTPNGRSIQSQGITPNIHVATMPPAETGDEEIMRERDYERHLRNEQGEVATPPQRLADYPVQVALDYLKGFEILSRQGG; from the coding sequence ATGAGCGACAAGCGCCTGAAGGCGACACGCTGGTTGACGTTGTCCGTATGCGCCTTTGCGGCCTTTTTGGGGACCTTCGTCGCGGGCCTCGTCGCCAGCCAGCCGCTGTGGGCGGGGCGCTTCGATCCTTACCGAAAGCTGGGCATCTTCGCGAAGGTGCTCTCGTACATCGAGTCGACCTACGTGGAAAACGTCTCTGAAGCCGAACTCATGTACGGCGCTGCGCGAGGGTTGACCGACGTGCTCGATCCGCACTCGCGCTTCATGGACCCCGAAGAGTACGAGCGACTCAAGCAGGAAACCGAAGGTGACTCCGAGATCGAAGGCATTGGCATCGATCTCGAAAAGCGCAAAACGGGGCTGGTCGTGGTGTCGCCGATCGAGGGGTCACCCGCGTTCGAGGCCGGGGTGTCACCCGGCGACATCATCCGCAAGATCGATGGGGCCGAGACGGCCGCGTTGGACTGGAACGACGCCGTGTCTCGCATCCAGGGTCCCCCGGGCTCCGAGGTCGAACTGGTGGTCGAGCGGATGGGCCGTTCGCTCACCTTTCGGATCAAGCGTGCCAAGTTCGAGGTCAAGTCCGTCGAGGGTCGGCTGCTCGAAGACGGCTACGGCTACGTGAAAATCCGCATTTTCGCGGCCAATACCGATCCAAAGCTCGAAGAGACCCTCCAGGCCCTCGATAGACAAACCAAGGCGAACAAGAGCCGTCTGCGCGGCCTCATCCTCGATATGCGCCGGAACCCGGGTGGGCTGCTCGATCAAGGGGTCAAGGTCGCCGATCGTTTCCTCTCCGAAGGACTCATCGTGCGTACGGTCGGCAAAGCCGGTCGAGAGATGGATCGGCAAGTGGCGCACAAGCGCGGCACGTGGTCGGGCTTTCCCATGGTGGTGCTGGTCGATGGGGCAACGGCCTCTGCTGCCGAGATCGTCGCGGGGGCTTTGCAGGATCACCGCCGGGCCGTGATCATGGGTGCCCAAACTTTCGGCAAAGGCTCGGTGCAAACCGTGTTTTCGCTCGACGGCTGTGGCCCCCGTCCCTGTGGTCTCAAGCTCACGGTGTCCCGGTATTACACACCGAACGGGCGCTCGATTCAGAGCCAGGGCATTACGCCCAACATCCATGTGGCCACCATGCCGCCCGCGGAAACGGGTGACGAGGAGATCATGCGGGAGCGCGATTACGAGCGGCACCTGCGCAACGAGCAGGGGGAGGTGGCAACCCCGCCCCAGCGGCTGGCGGACTACCCCGTGCAGGTGGCACTCGACTACCTCAAGGGCTTCGAGATCCTGTCACGGCAAGGGGGATGA